A region of Streptomyces sp. NBC_01788 DNA encodes the following proteins:
- the fabG gene encoding 3-oxoacyl-[acyl-carrier-protein] reductase: MSRSVLVTGGNRGIGLAIARAFAEAGDKVAITYRSGEPPAALEELGCLAVRCDITDPEQVEQAYKEIEAEHGPVEVLVANAGVTKDQLLMRMSEEDFTSVLDTNLTGTFRVVKRANRGMLRAKKGRVVLISSVVGLLGSAGQANYAASKAGLVGFARSLARELGSRNITFNVVAPGFVDTDMTRALSEEQRENIMGQVPLGRYAQPEEIAAAVRFLASDDASYITGAVIPVDGGLGMGH, from the coding sequence TTGAGCCGCTCGGTTCTCGTCACCGGAGGCAACCGGGGCATCGGCCTCGCCATCGCCCGCGCGTTCGCCGAGGCCGGCGACAAGGTCGCCATCACCTACCGTTCGGGGGAGCCGCCGGCCGCCCTCGAGGAGCTGGGCTGCCTCGCCGTCAGGTGCGACATCACCGACCCCGAGCAGGTGGAGCAGGCCTACAAGGAGATCGAGGCCGAACACGGCCCCGTCGAGGTCCTCGTCGCCAACGCCGGCGTCACCAAGGACCAGCTCCTGATGCGCATGTCCGAGGAGGACTTCACCTCGGTCCTCGACACCAACCTCACCGGCACCTTCCGTGTCGTGAAGCGGGCCAACCGCGGCATGCTGCGCGCCAAGAAGGGCCGTGTCGTCCTGATCTCCTCGGTGGTCGGTCTGCTGGGCTCGGCGGGGCAGGCCAACTACGCCGCCTCCAAGGCCGGCCTGGTCGGCTTCGCGCGGTCCCTCGCCCGTGAGCTGGGCTCGCGCAACATCACCTTCAACGTCGTCGCCCCCGGTTTCGTCGACACCGACATGACCCGGGCGCTCTCCGAGGAGCAGCGCGAGAACATCATGGGCCAGGTGCCGCTCGGCCGGTACGCGCAGCCTGAGGAGATCGCCGCGGCGGTGCGGTTCCTCGCCTCCGACGACGCCTCGTACATCACTGGAGCCGTCATCCCCGTTGACGGCGGACTGGGAATGGGTCACTGA
- a CDS encoding AAA family ATPase — protein sequence MTTAFDLTARVVQVAARILARQPEGHGLAFRQVWELVQEEDPHLEADWHTAFPEVETAVEKRLRYESINLGKAGWLRKTGRQWRLTGPGRKALEELGAGDFLSHARASYGYWDSERAAFEAVTETLAALPDTGKWIRIAALAGHHGLDADFLLPWLQGPRPEGWHLVLGEDGEVPEELGLSPVELDEWRNLLVRDGVYDEPASSASAVRALLDRALEPSELEDLVPARGEAVVEAESPRRAWLVRGDDSRGRSLINGLWQEKGICSVPADRLPTLDEGAAPEKVREVVDEAYSSMGQNLRAQTAAEFHTFLSRMREGDIVVTTDGSDTYLGTITGPARQVSGGGGATLQRAVSWSNLDAPFDLHRHLPREMEGPLGNPDLRLVELTEFTGDLEVLLDEEPDQVPTEGAEAAVLPDATQELADELTMEDPSWLQECVELLRDRPQLIFHGPPGTGKTYTALALARHLTGGREANFRLVQFHPAYSYEDFFEGFRPRAVRAERAEGAGKGESQGRADTGSGIAFDLVEGPLKRLANAARRRPAEVFVLVIDEINRGNLAKVFGELYFLLEYRKEFVHLLYGSDEGRRFRLPPNLVILGTMNTSDRSIALMDAAMRRRFSFMELHPGTDPTASMLSRWLELKNLSQETALLLDALNERIGENPSGDRDFRIGPSYFMRPAVHTGPAALERLWRTQILPLLTDYHWGDDVDITAQYGLASLREELPPIPEPEPAPIPRPASRDAVVAPPAGDSDEPTPAGA from the coding sequence ATGACCACCGCATTCGACCTGACCGCGCGTGTGGTGCAAGTGGCCGCGCGCATCCTGGCGCGGCAGCCGGAGGGACACGGACTCGCGTTCCGGCAGGTCTGGGAGCTGGTCCAGGAGGAGGACCCGCATCTGGAGGCCGACTGGCATACGGCCTTCCCCGAGGTGGAGACCGCGGTCGAGAAGCGGCTCCGCTACGAGAGCATCAACCTCGGCAAGGCCGGCTGGCTGCGCAAGACAGGACGGCAGTGGCGCCTCACGGGGCCCGGCCGCAAGGCGCTCGAAGAGCTCGGCGCAGGGGACTTTCTCTCCCATGCCCGGGCGTCCTACGGCTACTGGGACAGCGAGCGCGCTGCCTTCGAAGCAGTCACGGAGACGCTCGCGGCGCTTCCCGACACCGGCAAGTGGATCCGGATCGCTGCTCTGGCGGGGCACCACGGTCTGGACGCGGATTTCCTGCTCCCCTGGCTGCAAGGGCCCCGCCCCGAGGGCTGGCACCTGGTCCTCGGAGAGGACGGCGAGGTTCCGGAGGAGCTGGGCCTGTCTCCCGTGGAACTCGACGAGTGGCGCAACCTGCTCGTGCGTGACGGCGTGTACGACGAACCGGCATCCAGCGCGAGCGCGGTACGCGCACTGCTGGACCGGGCTCTCGAACCTTCGGAGCTCGAAGATCTGGTTCCTGCGCGGGGCGAGGCCGTCGTTGAGGCCGAGTCGCCCCGCCGTGCCTGGCTGGTCCGCGGTGACGACAGCCGGGGCAGGAGTTTGATCAACGGGCTCTGGCAGGAGAAGGGCATCTGCTCCGTGCCGGCCGACCGGCTGCCGACCCTCGACGAGGGCGCCGCACCCGAAAAGGTGCGGGAAGTCGTCGACGAGGCCTACTCGAGCATGGGCCAGAATCTGCGCGCACAGACCGCCGCCGAGTTCCACACGTTCCTGTCCCGCATGCGGGAGGGCGACATCGTGGTCACCACCGACGGCAGCGACACCTACCTGGGCACGATCACCGGACCCGCCCGGCAGGTCTCCGGAGGCGGTGGCGCCACCCTCCAGCGCGCCGTCAGCTGGAGCAACCTGGACGCCCCCTTCGACCTGCACCGGCATCTGCCGAGGGAGATGGAGGGCCCGCTCGGCAACCCCGATCTGCGCCTGGTCGAACTGACCGAGTTCACCGGGGATCTGGAAGTCCTGCTGGACGAAGAACCGGATCAGGTGCCCACCGAGGGCGCCGAAGCGGCGGTGCTGCCCGACGCCACCCAGGAACTCGCCGACGAGTTGACCATGGAGGACCCGTCCTGGCTCCAGGAGTGCGTGGAACTGCTCCGGGACCGGCCTCAACTGATCTTCCACGGGCCGCCCGGCACCGGCAAGACGTACACGGCGCTCGCCCTGGCCCGCCACCTCACCGGAGGGCGCGAGGCCAACTTCCGTCTGGTCCAGTTCCACCCGGCCTACTCCTACGAGGACTTCTTCGAAGGCTTCCGGCCACGGGCGGTACGCGCCGAGCGTGCCGAAGGCGCGGGCAAAGGGGAAAGCCAGGGCCGGGCCGACACCGGCTCCGGTATCGCCTTCGATCTCGTCGAAGGCCCCCTGAAGCGCCTCGCCAACGCGGCTCGCCGACGTCCGGCCGAGGTGTTCGTCCTGGTCATCGACGAGATCAACCGGGGCAATCTCGCGAAGGTCTTCGGCGAGCTCTACTTCCTCCTCGAATACCGCAAGGAGTTCGTCCATCTCCTCTACGGCTCGGACGAGGGCCGCCGCTTCAGGCTTCCGCCCAACCTCGTGATCCTCGGCACCATGAACACCTCAGATCGCTCCATCGCCCTGATGGACGCGGCCATGCGGCGTCGCTTCTCCTTCATGGAACTCCACCCGGGAACCGACCCGACCGCCTCCATGCTGTCCCGCTGGCTGGAGCTGAAGAACCTGTCCCAGGAGACCGCGCTTCTGCTCGACGCCCTGAACGAACGCATCGGCGAAAACCCTTCCGGCGACCGGGACTTCCGCATCGGACCCTCGTACTTCATGCGGCCCGCCGTACACACCGGCCCGGCCGCGCTCGAACGGCTCTGGCGGACCCAGATCCTGCCCCTGCTTACCGACTACCACTGGGGTGATGACGTCGACATCACCGCTCAGTACGGGCTGGCCTCGCTGCGGGAAGAACTTCCGCCGATCCCGGAACCGGAACCGGCTCCGATCCCGCGTCCGGCATCGCGCGACGCCGTAGTCGCTCCCCCTGCCGGGGACAGTGACGAGCCGACCCCGGCCGGCGCATGA
- the fabI gene encoding enoyl-ACP reductase FabI, whose product MSGILEGKRVLITGVLTEASIAFHAAKLAQEQGAEVILTAFPRPTLTERIAKKLPKPAKVIELDVTNDEHLGRLADVVGEELGGLDGVVHSIGFAPQDALGGNFLNTPFESVATAMHVSAFSLKSLTMACLPLMQNGGSVVGLTFDAQYAWPQYDWMGPAKAALEATSRYMARDLGKQNIRCNLVSAGPLGSMAAKSIPGFSELASVWDTRAPLEWDLKDPEPAGRGIVALLSDWFPKTTGEIVHVDGGLHAIGA is encoded by the coding sequence ATGAGCGGAATTCTCGAGGGCAAGCGCGTCCTGATCACCGGTGTGCTGACGGAGGCCTCCATCGCCTTCCACGCGGCCAAGCTGGCCCAGGAGCAGGGCGCCGAGGTCATCCTCACCGCCTTCCCGCGGCCCACGCTGACCGAGCGCATCGCCAAGAAGCTGCCGAAGCCCGCCAAGGTCATCGAGCTCGACGTCACCAACGACGAGCACCTGGGCCGTCTGGCCGACGTCGTCGGCGAGGAGCTCGGCGGCCTCGACGGCGTCGTCCACTCCATCGGCTTCGCGCCGCAGGACGCGCTCGGCGGCAACTTCCTCAACACGCCGTTCGAGTCGGTCGCCACCGCCATGCACGTCTCGGCGTTCTCCCTGAAGTCGCTGACCATGGCCTGCCTGCCGCTGATGCAGAACGGCGGCTCGGTCGTCGGCCTCACCTTCGACGCCCAGTACGCCTGGCCGCAGTACGACTGGATGGGCCCCGCCAAGGCCGCCCTGGAGGCGACCAGCCGCTACATGGCGCGCGACCTCGGCAAGCAGAACATCCGCTGCAACCTCGTCTCCGCCGGCCCGCTGGGCTCCATGGCCGCCAAGTCCATCCCGGGCTTCAGCGAGCTGGCCTCGGTGTGGGACACCCGCGCCCCGCTGGAGTGGGACCTGAAGGACCCCGAGCCGGCCGGCCGCGGCATCGTGGCGCTGCTGAGCGACTGGTTCCCGAAGACCACCGGCGAGATCGTCCACGTCGACGGCGGTCTGCACGCCATCGGCGCGTGA
- a CDS encoding helix-turn-helix domain-containing protein, producing MPNSPLVPTVRRRRLGATLRRLRNSAGMTLDEAAAAMGWKGPKLSKIESANQAIRPGDVTALLKAYGISDPEVCTALENLARDAGKKGWWQTYSGIVSPSYADYISLESDAETICAWSPLVIPGLLQTAAYARETIAGVTTFRTPEEIAALAEVRLARQSVLTRPGSPLELWAIVHEAALLQRFAVRPTTMREQLRRLMDTADMPNVTVQLMPLDCTAHPGMLGGFSLASFPQPMPVVVLLENLSGAAYVEGDDAAPFTKAFERIRATALSVEDSLARITHMEEGHRT from the coding sequence ATGCCCAACTCTCCGCTGGTTCCGACCGTCCGCCGAAGGCGGCTCGGCGCAACGCTGCGACGCCTGCGCAACAGCGCCGGAATGACGCTCGACGAGGCCGCAGCCGCCATGGGATGGAAAGGGCCGAAACTGTCGAAGATCGAGAGCGCCAACCAGGCCATCCGGCCCGGCGACGTGACAGCCCTGCTGAAGGCGTACGGGATCAGCGATCCGGAGGTATGCACCGCGCTGGAGAACCTGGCCAGGGACGCGGGGAAGAAGGGCTGGTGGCAGACGTACAGCGGGATCGTCTCGCCTTCCTATGCGGACTACATCTCCCTGGAGTCCGACGCGGAGACGATCTGCGCATGGTCTCCGCTGGTCATCCCAGGACTCCTCCAGACCGCCGCGTACGCGCGCGAGACCATCGCCGGCGTGACGACCTTCCGTACCCCGGAGGAAATCGCCGCACTCGCAGAAGTCAGGCTCGCCCGCCAGTCAGTACTCACACGCCCTGGTTCGCCCCTCGAACTCTGGGCGATCGTTCACGAAGCCGCTCTCCTTCAGCGGTTCGCCGTCCGCCCGACCACCATGCGTGAACAGCTGCGGCGCCTAATGGACACGGCCGACATGCCGAACGTCACGGTTCAACTGATGCCACTGGACTGCACGGCTCACCCCGGGATGTTGGGTGGTTTCAGCCTCGCCAGCTTCCCGCAGCCCATGCCTGTTGTCGTGCTCTTGGAAAACCTTAGCGGCGCGGCATACGTTGAGGGTGACGACGCGGCACCCTTCACCAAAGCCTTCGAACGCATCCGCGCCACGGCCCTCTCGGTGGAGGACTCGCTCGCACGGATCACCCACATGGAAGAAGGCCACAGGACGTGA
- a CDS encoding McrC family protein, translating to MTTPSTLARIDLTEGEGWSTWTLTTGQAHVLSDERASKLIDIRPAGRQKPGTPHRYQLRAKAMVGGVRLGGNDTAVQLRIAPKIHVDRLLYLLAYAPGHAKWSEEPVEAGVRHELLPAVGYAFTEATDRALRPGVLLGYREVDDTLPMLRGRLRAPAQLRRRPGLALPLEVTYDDHTPDISENRLLLGATRRLIRLPGLDPALRARLRRIVVQLDGVTAPRPGAPLPVWTATRLNTRYQRALGLAELILHGASYELDDGRRVLVDGLLLEMWRVFETFLATALGEELKRRAGGRAEPRDRDHHLDLGKKELLKPDLIHYLPPVDGGRRLAPAIIVDAKYKDGTKRADLYQMFAYCVRLGVSEGHLVSAAGNENLMEVPVADGMVRLYRHVVDLSLPYRELRARIAELADTLLRIRKEPADRLRDF from the coding sequence ATGACCACCCCATCCACCCTCGCCCGGATCGACCTCACCGAGGGCGAGGGCTGGAGCACGTGGACACTCACCACGGGACAGGCACACGTCTTGTCGGACGAACGTGCCTCGAAACTCATCGACATCAGACCCGCAGGACGGCAGAAGCCGGGCACCCCGCACCGCTACCAGCTGCGCGCCAAGGCCATGGTCGGAGGAGTGAGACTTGGCGGGAACGACACCGCCGTACAGCTGCGCATCGCCCCCAAGATCCACGTGGACCGGCTCCTCTACCTCCTGGCCTACGCCCCGGGGCACGCCAAATGGTCGGAGGAGCCAGTGGAGGCAGGGGTTCGCCACGAGCTGCTGCCCGCCGTCGGCTACGCGTTCACCGAGGCCACCGACCGTGCGCTCCGCCCCGGCGTGCTGCTCGGCTACCGAGAGGTCGACGACACCCTCCCGATGCTGCGCGGCCGACTGCGCGCCCCGGCCCAGCTACGCCGCCGCCCCGGCCTCGCCCTGCCCCTTGAAGTCACCTACGACGATCACACACCCGACATCAGCGAGAACCGCCTCCTGCTCGGCGCCACCCGCCGGCTGATCCGGCTCCCCGGCCTCGATCCGGCTCTCAGGGCCAGACTGCGCAGAATCGTTGTCCAGTTGGACGGAGTCACCGCCCCACGGCCGGGAGCGCCCCTGCCCGTCTGGACGGCAACCCGGCTCAACACCCGCTATCAACGAGCCCTCGGCCTCGCCGAGCTGATCCTGCACGGCGCGTCGTACGAACTTGACGACGGCCGTCGTGTTCTCGTGGACGGCCTGCTGCTGGAGATGTGGCGGGTGTTCGAGACGTTCCTCGCCACGGCACTGGGTGAGGAACTGAAGCGGCGCGCCGGCGGACGTGCCGAGCCCCGTGATCGGGACCACCACCTCGACCTGGGCAAGAAGGAGCTCCTGAAGCCCGATCTCATCCACTACCTGCCGCCCGTTGACGGGGGCCGCCGACTTGCCCCGGCGATCATCGTCGATGCCAAGTACAAGGACGGTACGAAACGGGCTGACCTCTACCAGATGTTTGCCTACTGTGTACGCCTCGGGGTCAGCGAAGGGCACCTCGTATCCGCTGCGGGTAACGAGAACCTCATGGAGGTGCCCGTGGCAGACGGGATGGTCAGGCTGTACCGCCATGTGGTCGACCTCTCCCTGCCGTACAGGGAGCTGCGTGCCCGAATAGCGGAGCTGGCCGACACATTGCTTCGCATCAGGAAGGAGCCCGCGGACCGGCTCCGTGACTTCTGA
- a CDS encoding ATP-binding protein, which produces MQDPTPLTALTRHRNPDEDPDPRLLHPLPPPAPGLYLRHRNQGFAAHISASAPAFRLLRGLTAKVLADYGADAEAAETAQLVVSELVGNSVRACGDHVPLVVEVYVAAFGIAVNVHDPDPCVLPRLRGIALHDPEAESGRGLGLLDLLAPGWHVCRSPIGKQIRCRVPMGCSA; this is translated from the coding sequence ATGCAAGACCCCACCCCCCTTACCGCCCTCACCCGCCACCGCAACCCCGACGAGGACCCCGACCCCCGACTCCTCCACCCCCTCCCGCCACCCGCCCCCGGCCTCTATCTCCGTCACCGCAACCAGGGCTTCGCTGCGCACATCAGCGCCTCCGCCCCGGCCTTCCGCCTTCTGCGCGGGCTGACCGCCAAGGTGCTGGCGGACTACGGCGCCGACGCGGAGGCGGCCGAGACCGCACAGCTGGTCGTGTCGGAGCTGGTCGGTAATTCGGTGCGGGCCTGCGGGGATCACGTACCGCTGGTGGTGGAGGTGTATGTGGCCGCGTTCGGGATCGCGGTCAACGTCCACGACCCGGACCCGTGCGTGCTGCCGAGACTGCGAGGGATCGCTCTGCATGACCCGGAGGCCGAGTCGGGGCGTGGGCTGGGGCTGCTGGACCTGCTCGCGCCGGGATGGCATGTGTGCCGGTCGCCGATCGGGAAGCAGATCCGGTGCAGGGTTCCGATGGGCTGCTCCGCGTGA
- a CDS encoding helix-turn-helix transcriptional regulator yields the protein MEYEFLFVVEGIDVDDDRAVGIVFDEFDGLLTRHRDRHLLDVAETGANAIEAAHRLVARLRRALPGMRILRLDPELVGVSDIAERTGRSRQNVLQWVGGERHADRPFPAPEGAVGRSLVWRWAEVNQWLDLIGAGDESVAPLREEALLIDLMLPQWQRDLEEGLPLIRMLCAQDEWQDERARVMQMLQHALRQPLVMRTVAALPRSERDRLSVVCAVVQDRLSAVLEQIAPDDASALLAVRGDDADLRLLGVASRALPGTVPVSQLGLGSKATVGDLLLELSSRSVEPTTPLALA from the coding sequence ATGGAGTACGAGTTCCTGTTTGTCGTGGAGGGAATCGACGTCGACGACGACAGAGCGGTGGGAATCGTCTTCGACGAGTTCGACGGGCTGCTGACCCGGCACCGTGACCGCCATCTGCTGGACGTGGCAGAGACCGGGGCGAACGCCATAGAGGCTGCTCATCGCCTCGTCGCCCGTCTGCGCCGGGCGCTGCCGGGCATGCGGATTCTCAGGCTGGACCCGGAGCTGGTGGGTGTCAGCGACATTGCCGAGCGGACCGGGCGCAGCAGGCAGAACGTATTGCAATGGGTCGGCGGCGAGCGCCACGCCGACCGACCGTTCCCCGCCCCCGAGGGGGCGGTCGGCCGTTCCCTGGTGTGGCGCTGGGCAGAGGTCAACCAGTGGCTCGACCTGATCGGGGCAGGCGACGAATCGGTCGCACCGCTCCGTGAGGAGGCACTGCTGATCGACCTGATGCTGCCGCAGTGGCAGCGGGACCTGGAAGAAGGGTTGCCGCTCATCAGGATGCTGTGCGCCCAAGATGAGTGGCAGGACGAGCGGGCGCGTGTGATGCAGATGCTTCAGCATGCGTTGCGTCAGCCTCTGGTCATGCGGACTGTGGCAGCCCTGCCGCGCAGCGAACGGGACCGGCTGTCCGTCGTGTGCGCGGTCGTCCAGGACCGGCTGAGCGCGGTACTCGAACAGATCGCACCCGACGACGCCTCCGCGCTGCTCGCCGTCCGCGGCGACGACGCTGACCTGCGTCTGCTGGGCGTGGCCTCACGGGCCCTGCCCGGCACCGTACCCGTATCGCAACTGGGCCTGGGCAGCAAAGCCACCGTGGGCGATCTGCTTCTGGAGCTGTCGAGCCGGTCCGTCGAGCCGACGACACCCCTCGCACTAGCCTGA
- a CDS encoding DUF397 domain-containing protein gives MNDAKAELYAYDLSTAIWRKSSASGAEHDCVEVTDLPGGGKAVRDSKRPEAEPLRYTASEWTAFRAGVISGEL, from the coding sequence GTGAACGACGCGAAGGCGGAGCTGTATGCCTACGACCTCTCGACCGCGATATGGCGGAAATCCTCTGCCAGCGGAGCGGAGCACGACTGCGTCGAGGTGACCGACCTCCCCGGCGGCGGCAAAGCCGTACGTGACTCTAAGCGGCCCGAGGCCGAGCCCCTGCGGTACACCGCGTCCGAGTGGACCGCGTTCCGCGCGGGCGTGATCTCCGGGGAGCTCTGA